In Candidatus Roseilinea sp., one DNA window encodes the following:
- the trpB gene encoding tryptophan synthase beta chain: MADQTKFLLAESDIPTAWYNIQADLPFELPPVLHPGTKQPVGPDDLAPLFPMALIMQEVSRDRWVEIPEPVRDVYKLWRPTPLYRAHRLEKALQTPAKIFYKYEGVSPAGSHKPNTAVAQAFYNKEAGTKRITTETGAGQWGSALALACQLFGIELKVYMVKVSYEQKPYRRTLMETWGAKVVPSPSEDTHAGRAILAKDPNNTGSLGIAISEAVEDAVTNPTPTKYALGSVLNHVLMHQSVIGLEAKRQLEMAGVYPDVLVGCIGGGSNFAGFTYPFIGDKLTGKAPNLRVVAIEPAAAPSLTRGVYAYDFGDTSMMTPLVKMYTLGHSFIPAPIHAGGLRYHGMASSVCELYRHGVIEARAVQQRTTFEAGVLFARTEGILPAPEAAHAVRGAIDEAIRCREEGVSRVIAFNLCGHGHFDLSAYERYLAGKLEDYDLPQSEIERAQAELPVVA, translated from the coding sequence ATGGCCGATCAAACGAAGTTCCTCCTCGCCGAGAGCGACATTCCAACTGCTTGGTACAACATCCAAGCCGATCTGCCGTTCGAGCTGCCGCCGGTGTTGCACCCCGGCACCAAGCAGCCGGTCGGCCCGGACGATCTCGCGCCGCTCTTTCCCATGGCGCTCATCATGCAAGAAGTATCTCGCGACCGATGGGTGGAGATCCCCGAGCCGGTGCGCGACGTGTATAAGCTCTGGCGACCGACGCCTCTGTATCGCGCGCACCGCTTGGAGAAGGCGCTGCAGACCCCGGCGAAGATCTTTTACAAGTATGAGGGCGTCAGCCCGGCCGGCAGCCACAAACCCAACACAGCCGTCGCGCAGGCCTTTTACAACAAGGAAGCCGGAACCAAGCGCATCACCACCGAGACCGGCGCCGGTCAATGGGGCAGCGCGCTGGCGCTGGCCTGCCAGCTCTTCGGCATCGAGCTAAAGGTATACATGGTCAAGGTGAGCTACGAGCAGAAGCCCTACCGGCGCACACTGATGGAGACGTGGGGCGCGAAAGTCGTCCCCTCGCCCAGTGAAGACACCCACGCCGGCCGCGCCATCCTGGCCAAAGACCCGAACAATACCGGCTCGCTCGGCATTGCCATCAGCGAGGCGGTCGAAGATGCCGTGACCAATCCGACGCCGACCAAATATGCCCTCGGCTCGGTGCTCAATCACGTGCTGATGCACCAGAGCGTCATCGGGCTGGAGGCCAAGCGGCAACTCGAGATGGCCGGTGTGTATCCCGACGTGCTGGTGGGTTGCATCGGCGGCGGCAGCAACTTCGCCGGCTTCACCTACCCGTTCATCGGCGACAAGCTGACCGGCAAGGCGCCCAACCTGCGCGTAGTGGCGATCGAGCCGGCGGCGGCGCCGTCGCTCACCCGCGGCGTATACGCCTACGATTTCGGCGACACCAGCATGATGACGCCGCTGGTGAAGATGTATACGCTCGGTCACAGCTTCATCCCTGCGCCGATCCATGCCGGCGGCCTGCGCTACCACGGCATGGCGTCGAGCGTGTGCGAGCTGTACCGGCACGGCGTGATCGAAGCACGCGCGGTGCAGCAACGCACCACGTTCGAGGCCGGCGTGCTATTCGCGCGGACGGAGGGGATTCTGCCCGCGCCCGAGGCCGCGCACGCCGTCCGTGGCGCGATTGACGAGGCGATTCGCTGCCGCGAAGAGGGCGTCAGCCGCGTGATTGCGTTCAACCTGTGCGGCCATGGCCACTTCGACCTGTCGGCCTACGAGCGCTACTTGGCCGGCAAGCTCGAGGATTACGACCTGCCGCAGAGCGAGATCGAGCGGGCGCAGGCCGAACTACCGGTGGTAGCGTAA
- a CDS encoding LacI family transcriptional regulator, whose product MSAPATLRDVAKLAGVSLGTASQALNNRPNVLPETRNRVLDAARALGYSPRNAHSGAHNLSVIGMLTKHDVGPPAPFNVFFSHVQAGIEQECRAHRISLMFASVEVDESNRPIEWPRMIEDKHIDGLILIGIYLPEEARSELQRKLGRLIVLVDGYAPGAPFDSVLIDNLGGATQAVNHLIDLGHRHIGLIGANPASPPDILERREGYLRTLAARGIPQTYVEDSLMRREEGYAALQRLLKRAPQVTAVFVTNDDTAIGVMHAAHDMGLRVPDDLSIVGFDDIDLASEIHPALTTVHVHKAWLGKFGVRRLLERAQAPDQPTLTITIATHLVERESTTHAKSFKEVVTSSESQ is encoded by the coding sequence ATGTCTGCGCCTGCTACGCTGCGCGATGTCGCTAAACTTGCCGGTGTATCCCTCGGCACAGCATCGCAGGCTTTGAACAATCGCCCCAACGTGCTGCCCGAGACGCGCAATCGTGTGCTGGATGCAGCCCGTGCGCTTGGATATTCGCCTCGCAATGCCCACAGCGGCGCTCACAATCTCTCCGTCATCGGCATGCTGACCAAGCACGATGTCGGCCCGCCGGCACCGTTCAACGTGTTCTTCTCACATGTGCAGGCCGGCATCGAGCAGGAATGCCGCGCCCATCGCATCAGCCTGATGTTCGCCAGCGTCGAAGTGGATGAGAGCAATCGTCCCATCGAGTGGCCGCGCATGATCGAGGACAAGCACATTGACGGCCTGATCCTCATCGGCATCTATCTCCCAGAGGAGGCACGCAGCGAATTGCAACGCAAATTGGGCAGGCTGATCGTGCTGGTGGACGGCTACGCGCCCGGCGCGCCATTCGATAGCGTGCTGATTGACAACCTCGGCGGCGCAACACAGGCAGTCAATCACCTCATTGATCTGGGCCACCGGCACATCGGGCTGATCGGGGCGAATCCGGCCTCGCCGCCCGATATCCTCGAACGCCGTGAGGGCTATCTGCGAACGCTAGCCGCGCGAGGCATTCCGCAGACATACGTCGAGGATAGCTTGATGCGCCGCGAGGAAGGCTACGCGGCCTTGCAGCGCCTGCTGAAGCGTGCGCCGCAGGTCACGGCCGTCTTCGTCACCAACGACGACACCGCCATCGGCGTAATGCATGCGGCGCATGACATGGGCCTGCGCGTGCCGGACGATCTCTCGATCGTCGGCTTCGACGATATTGACCTGGCCAGCGAGATTCACCCCGCATTGACCACGGTGCACGTGCACAAAGCCTGGCTAGGCAAATTCGGCGTACGACGCTTGCTGGAGCGCGCTCAGGCACCCGACCAGCCAACGCTGACGATCACCATCGCTACGCATTTGGTCGAGCGCGAATCTACGACGCATGCGAAATCATTCAAGGAGGTGGTGACATCGAGCGAATCGCAATGA
- a CDS encoding ABC transporter substrate-binding protein: MKTVSRRKFLKAAAFAAGTVGLAACATTAPAPTAAPPAPPTEAPKPAEPAAPAEPTKAPEPAAPPSKFNESPMLAEMVKAGKLPPVDQRLPENPQVVTPLVSEGKYGGTLRQGIVGTSVTWGGGLYTVQWENLVQWKPDFSDTEPSLAEKIEISPDGREYTFTLRKGIKWSDGQPFTADDIMFYINDVMFNKELNPGGPGADWLPNSQREGFKAEKVDDQTFKLIFPNPYGTLLYNLATWSGRQFAQYPKHYLQQFHKAYNEKADELAKQEGLENWVQLFFRKGPDTWGNPDRFMDVPEYPSLGPWVVVQPIGSGTTAKFTRNPYYWKVDDKGNQLPYMDEVVVTAYQDPETRALAMLNGDLDFIKDPGEGNRELYFDAMNEGKPISIISRTPDGGNTISIHFNQGSKNPVLREVFQNKDFRIGMSHAINREEIIEVVFKGQGKPAQVAPLESSPLYHEKLANQYLEYDVAKANEHLDKVLPNKDANGMRLGPDGKPFSIIWTCLDQNYTGGDVRSWLQAAELMVGYFKAVGVEVKLDVISDQVLGERRRTNDVDMFIFHGGEGGAGMSAIFDPRWHIPGEYWGFFSHGWSPFLVPSDLTDEEKANFVEPPPRMAEYRKMFEEATQKTTREEQITAMKKVLDASAEEFWVIGVSRPGMGYQPTSKRLVGLPDGAIDGWLPGTHKIMRPEQWFIAEG; this comes from the coding sequence ATGAAGACCGTTTCGCGACGCAAGTTTCTGAAGGCTGCGGCGTTCGCAGCCGGCACAGTCGGTCTGGCGGCCTGCGCCACGACAGCACCGGCGCCCACCGCAGCGCCCCCAGCGCCGCCGACAGAAGCTCCCAAGCCCGCCGAACCCGCTGCGCCGGCTGAGCCGACCAAGGCTCCTGAGCCCGCTGCACCGCCGAGCAAGTTCAACGAGTCGCCGATGCTGGCCGAGATGGTCAAGGCTGGCAAGCTGCCGCCGGTAGATCAACGTTTGCCGGAGAACCCGCAGGTCGTCACGCCGCTGGTGAGCGAGGGCAAGTACGGCGGCACGCTGCGCCAGGGCATTGTCGGCACGAGCGTCACCTGGGGCGGTGGCCTCTACACCGTCCAGTGGGAGAACCTGGTGCAGTGGAAGCCGGACTTCTCCGACACCGAGCCCAGCCTGGCCGAAAAGATCGAGATCAGCCCGGACGGGCGGGAATACACCTTCACCTTGCGCAAGGGCATCAAGTGGTCGGATGGCCAGCCCTTCACCGCCGATGACATCATGTTCTACATCAACGACGTGATGTTCAACAAGGAACTCAACCCCGGCGGTCCCGGCGCCGACTGGCTGCCCAACTCTCAGCGCGAGGGGTTCAAGGCCGAGAAGGTGGACGATCAAACCTTCAAGCTGATCTTCCCGAACCCGTATGGCACGCTGCTCTACAACCTGGCTACTTGGAGCGGCCGGCAGTTCGCGCAGTATCCCAAGCACTACCTGCAGCAGTTCCACAAGGCCTACAATGAAAAGGCCGACGAGCTGGCCAAGCAGGAGGGCTTGGAGAATTGGGTGCAGCTCTTCTTCCGCAAAGGGCCGGATACCTGGGGCAACCCCGACCGCTTCATGGATGTGCCCGAGTATCCGTCGCTCGGCCCGTGGGTGGTGGTGCAGCCGATCGGCTCCGGCACGACGGCCAAGTTCACGCGCAACCCATACTACTGGAAGGTGGACGACAAGGGCAACCAACTGCCTTACATGGACGAGGTGGTCGTTACCGCTTACCAGGATCCGGAGACCCGCGCGCTGGCCATGCTGAACGGCGATCTGGATTTCATCAAGGATCCGGGTGAGGGCAACCGCGAGTTGTACTTCGACGCGATGAATGAAGGTAAGCCCATCAGCATCATCTCGCGCACGCCCGACGGCGGCAATACCATCTCGATCCACTTCAACCAGGGTTCCAAGAACCCCGTGTTGCGCGAGGTCTTCCAGAACAAGGACTTCCGCATTGGGATGTCGCACGCTATCAACCGCGAGGAGATCATCGAGGTGGTGTTCAAGGGCCAGGGCAAGCCAGCCCAGGTCGCCCCGCTGGAAAGCTCGCCGCTGTATCACGAGAAGCTGGCCAACCAGTACTTGGAGTACGACGTGGCGAAGGCGAATGAGCACCTGGACAAAGTGTTGCCGAATAAGGACGCCAACGGCATGCGCCTCGGGCCGGACGGCAAGCCGTTCTCGATCATCTGGACGTGCCTCGACCAAAACTACACCGGTGGTGACGTGCGCTCCTGGCTGCAAGCGGCTGAGCTGATGGTTGGCTACTTCAAGGCCGTCGGCGTGGAGGTCAAGCTTGACGTCATATCCGATCAGGTGCTAGGCGAGCGCCGTCGAACGAACGACGTGGACATGTTCATCTTCCACGGCGGCGAGGGCGGCGCCGGCATGAGCGCAATCTTCGACCCGCGCTGGCACATCCCCGGGGAATATTGGGGCTTCTTCAGTCACGGCTGGTCTCCGTTCCTTGTGCCGAGCGATCTGACCGACGAGGAGAAAGCCAACTTCGTCGAACCCCCGCCGCGCATGGCCGAATATCGCAAGATGTTCGAAGAGGCGACGCAAAAGACGACGCGCGAGGAGCAGATCACGGCCATGAAGAAGGTGCTGGATGCCTCGGCCGAGGAATTCTGGGTCATCGGCGTCTCGCGCCCCGGCATGGGCTATCAGCCGACGAGCAAGCGGCTGGTCGGTCTGCCCGATGGCGCGATAGACGGCTGGCTGCCCGGCACGCACAAGATTATGCGACCCGAGCAGTGGTTCATCGCCGAAGGCTAA
- a CDS encoding ABC transporter permease has protein sequence MWKFMLRRLSYAIVAIFVISLVSFAVIQLPPGDYVTDMINRMRLAGGKLDPEFEQRMREVYGFDQPMIVQYAKWMGNIITRGEFGYSFVYKRDASEMIMERLPTTAVMVLGAVMLTWSIALPLGVYAAVHKYSILDYGAGFIGFFGLAVPSFILAIIVLYFTYRAFGRATIGLFSPEYVDAPWSWNKLLDLLKHMWVPALLAAVTGIGALTQTMRANLLDELNKPYVNTARAKGLSESRLLWKYPVRHALNPFVSTIGWLLPALVAGDVIISIVLNLPTAGSMLYAALLQQDQYVAAGFILLLSTLTVIGTLISDLLLAWLDPRIRLS, from the coding sequence ATGTGGAAGTTCATGCTGCGTCGCCTGTCTTACGCCATCGTTGCGATCTTCGTCATCTCGCTCGTCTCGTTTGCGGTCATCCAGTTGCCCCCAGGTGACTACGTCACCGACATGATCAACCGTATGCGCTTGGCCGGCGGCAAGCTCGACCCGGAGTTCGAGCAGCGCATGCGCGAGGTGTATGGATTCGACCAACCGATGATCGTGCAGTACGCCAAGTGGATGGGCAACATCATCACGCGCGGCGAGTTCGGTTACTCGTTCGTATACAAGCGTGACGCCAGTGAGATGATCATGGAACGCCTGCCGACGACGGCTGTGATGGTGCTCGGCGCAGTGATGCTCACATGGTCCATCGCGTTGCCGTTGGGCGTCTACGCCGCCGTGCACAAGTACTCGATCCTGGACTACGGCGCGGGGTTCATCGGGTTCTTCGGTTTGGCCGTGCCCAGCTTCATTCTGGCGATCATCGTGCTTTACTTCACCTACCGTGCCTTCGGTCGGGCAACGATCGGTTTGTTCTCGCCGGAGTATGTGGATGCGCCGTGGAGCTGGAACAAGTTGCTGGACCTGTTGAAACACATGTGGGTGCCGGCGCTGCTGGCGGCCGTCACCGGCATCGGGGCGCTCACCCAGACCATGCGCGCGAATTTGCTGGACGAGCTGAACAAGCCCTACGTCAACACGGCGCGCGCCAAGGGACTATCGGAATCACGGCTGCTGTGGAAATACCCGGTGCGACACGCGCTCAACCCGTTCGTCAGCACCATCGGCTGGCTGTTGCCGGCGCTGGTGGCGGGCGACGTCATCATCTCCATCGTGCTCAACCTGCCCACGGCCGGCTCGATGCTCTACGCGGCGCTGCTTCAGCAAGACCAATACGTCGCAGCGGGATTCATCCTGTTGCTCAGCACGCTGACGGTGATCGGCACGTTGATCTCCGACTTGCTGCTGGCCTGGCTCGACCCACGCATCCGTCTCTCTTAG
- a CDS encoding peptide ABC transporter permease, which translates to MATLAPGLETTPPAEVQEAQRSAEVASQWKLMWWKFRKDKLAVVGSVVVIFFYTMAVFAEFFAPKSPEFFNPQYVFAPPQPVYFFLDGRWDPFVYGLKFERDPVSLKKTWSIDYNTRIPWGFFVKGEPYKLLGIIPGDTHLFGPKNPKDPFYLMGADRSGRDMLSRIIHASRISLTVGLVGVFLSLIIGVTIGGISGLLGGMADVVIQRIIEIVNSVPSLPLMMALAATVPPGTPPVQVYVIVTIILALLSWTGMARVVRGRFLALREEDFILAARLDGASRGRLIFRHMVPSFLSHIIASITISIPYMILSETGLSFLGIGLRPPVVSWGVMLRDAQQIAIVVNYPWLLLPAAAVVIFVLAMNFLGNGLRDAADPYAN; encoded by the coding sequence ATGGCCACACTCGCTCCCGGTCTCGAGACCACCCCCCCTGCGGAGGTGCAAGAAGCGCAGCGCAGCGCGGAAGTCGCCTCGCAGTGGAAGCTGATGTGGTGGAAGTTCCGCAAGGACAAGCTGGCGGTCGTCGGCAGCGTCGTCGTGATCTTCTTCTACACCATGGCGGTCTTTGCGGAGTTCTTCGCGCCAAAGTCGCCGGAGTTCTTCAACCCGCAGTATGTGTTCGCACCGCCGCAGCCGGTGTATTTCTTCCTCGATGGGCGCTGGGATCCCTTCGTGTATGGCTTGAAGTTCGAGCGCGACCCGGTCTCGTTGAAGAAGACGTGGTCTATAGATTACAACACACGCATCCCGTGGGGCTTCTTCGTCAAGGGCGAGCCGTACAAACTTCTCGGCATCATCCCCGGCGACACGCACCTGTTCGGCCCCAAGAACCCCAAGGATCCCTTCTATTTGATGGGCGCGGACAGGAGCGGCCGGGACATGCTCAGCCGCATCATCCATGCTTCACGCATCTCGCTGACGGTCGGCCTGGTGGGCGTGTTCCTCTCGCTGATCATCGGGGTGACGATCGGCGGCATCTCCGGCTTGCTCGGCGGCATGGCGGACGTGGTCATCCAGCGCATCATTGAGATCGTCAACTCCGTGCCCAGCCTGCCGTTGATGATGGCGCTGGCCGCTACGGTACCCCCTGGCACGCCGCCGGTGCAAGTTTATGTGATCGTCACTATCATCCTGGCGCTGCTGAGCTGGACGGGCATGGCGCGCGTGGTGCGCGGGCGATTCCTGGCCTTGCGCGAAGAAGACTTCATCCTGGCTGCCCGACTGGATGGCGCGAGCCGCGGTCGGCTGATCTTCCGGCACATGGTGCCGTCGTTCCTCAGCCACATCATCGCCTCCATCACCATTTCCATTCCCTACATGATCTTGAGCGAGACCGGCTTGAGCTTCCTGGGCATCGGCCTGCGCCCGCCGGTCGTGAGCTGGGGCGTGATGCTGCGTGATGCGCAGCAGATTGCCATTGTGGTCAACTATCCCTGGCTGCTGTTGCCGGCGGCGGCCGTGGTGATCTTCGTGTTGGCGATGAACTTCCTGGGCAACGGCCTGCGCGACGCGGCGGATCCATATGCGAACTGA
- a CDS encoding dipeptide/oligopeptide/nickel ABC transporter ATP-binding protein yields MKTDTQLEFKDLRVHFFTDEGVVKAVDGVDLVVPRGKTTCIVGESGCGKSVMSLTALRIVQKPGRIVSGQILWHSKSGDVIDLAKLNPKGQEVRKIRGAEIAMIFQEPMTSLSALYTIGNQIGEAIRLHQGVSKQEARERTIEMLRKVRIPRPERLVDEYPFRLSGGMRQRAMIAMALSCNPSLLIADEPTTALDVTTQAQILDLMLELQQEYGMSIMFITHDLGVVAEIADYVAVMYLGRVVESADADTVFNNPRHPYTQALLSSVPKITATRQPLEPIQGMVPNPFRRPSGCTFHPRCTKVMPTCRTIEPAMISLDGGQKVRCLLYDEAAREAAMTTDEVAMAGPTPR; encoded by the coding sequence ATGAAGACCGATACGCAGCTCGAATTCAAAGACCTGCGCGTGCACTTCTTCACCGACGAAGGCGTGGTGAAAGCCGTGGACGGCGTGGATCTGGTCGTGCCGCGCGGCAAGACCACCTGCATCGTCGGCGAGAGTGGTTGCGGTAAGAGCGTGATGTCGCTCACGGCCCTGCGGATCGTGCAAAAGCCCGGACGCATCGTGAGCGGCCAAATCCTCTGGCACAGCAAAAGCGGCGATGTAATTGACCTGGCCAAGCTCAACCCGAAGGGGCAGGAAGTCCGCAAGATCCGCGGCGCCGAGATCGCCATGATTTTCCAGGAGCCGATGACCAGCCTGAGCGCCCTCTACACCATCGGCAACCAGATCGGCGAGGCCATCCGATTGCATCAGGGTGTGTCTAAGCAAGAGGCGCGCGAACGCACCATCGAGATGTTGCGCAAGGTGCGCATCCCGCGCCCGGAGCGGCTGGTGGACGAGTACCCATTTCGGCTGAGCGGCGGCATGCGCCAGCGCGCCATGATCGCCATGGCGCTCTCGTGCAACCCCAGCTTGTTGATCGCCGACGAGCCGACCACCGCGCTGGACGTGACGACACAAGCACAAATCCTGGACCTGATGCTGGAGCTGCAACAGGAATACGGCATGAGCATCATGTTCATCACGCACGACCTGGGCGTGGTGGCCGAGATCGCCGACTACGTCGCCGTGATGTATCTGGGTCGGGTGGTCGAGAGCGCGGATGCGGACACTGTCTTCAACAACCCGAGGCATCCCTACACGCAGGCGCTGCTCAGCTCCGTGCCGAAGATCACCGCCACGCGCCAACCGCTCGAGCCGATTCAGGGCATGGTGCCCAACCCGTTCCGCCGTCCGTCCGGCTGCACTTTCCATCCGCGCTGCACCAAAGTCATGCCCACCTGCCGGACGATCGAGCCGGCCATGATTTCGCTCGATGGTGGTCAGAAGGTGCGTTGTCTGCTATATGACGAAGCGGCGCGCGAAGCCGCGATGACAACTGATGAAGTCGCTATGGCCGGGCCAACGCCCCGATAA